The following proteins are encoded in a genomic region of Rubrobacter xylanophilus DSM 9941:
- a CDS encoding class I SAM-dependent methyltransferase has translation MRGLAAALLFALLAGAGWLLLQRRRPVPMPAGLSFLLESRYVERFAGPELLLERSGVSAGMRVLDAGCGAGRLAVSAARRVGPAGEVVALDVREGMLSRLRGRVSREGLRNVRAVRAALGEGELEEGGFDRVLLAMVLGEVRDREAALRELYRALRPGGVLSVTELFPDPDYRRPQTVLRLAEGAGFRPEARYGRFPAFTLNLRRPA, from the coding sequence ATGAGGGGCCTGGCCGCTGCTCTGCTCTTCGCCCTCCTCGCCGGTGCGGGCTGGCTTCTCCTGCAGCGCCGGCGCCCGGTGCCGATGCCCGCCGGGCTCTCTTTCCTTTTGGAGAGCCGGTACGTGGAGCGCTTCGCCGGGCCGGAGCTGCTCCTGGAGAGGTCCGGCGTCTCGGCGGGGATGCGGGTGCTGGACGCCGGCTGCGGCGCCGGGCGCCTCGCCGTGTCCGCCGCCCGCCGGGTGGGCCCGGCGGGCGAGGTCGTGGCCCTGGACGTCCGGGAGGGGATGCTCTCGCGGCTGCGCGGCAGGGTCTCTCGCGAGGGGCTGCGCAACGTGCGCGCGGTGCGGGCGGCACTGGGGGAGGGGGAGCTGGAGGAGGGGGGCTTCGACCGGGTTCTTCTGGCCATGGTCCTCGGGGAGGTGCGCGACAGGGAGGCGGCGCTGCGCGAGCTCTACCGGGCCCTGAGGCCCGGAGGCGTCCTCTCGGTCACCGAGCTCTTCCCGGACCCGGACTACCGCCGCCCGCAGACCGTGCTGCGGCTCGCCGAGGGGGCGGGGTTCCGCCCCGAGGCCCGCTACGGGCGCTTCCCGGCCTTCACCCTCAACCTCCGGAGACCCGCCTGA
- a CDS encoding SDR family NAD(P)-dependent oxidoreductase, translating to MEAGNTKTALVTGSTDGLGRGVARELARRGYAVILHGRSEARCEEAAAELPGGAAGYLVADLSSLGEVRKMAREVLAGRERLDLLVNNAGVISRERRESREGFELTFAVNYLSHFLLTLLLLPLLRRSAPARVVNVASAAQSPIDFEDPMMERSYSPMEAYARSKLAQVMFSFALAGRLSGTGVCVNALHPASLMDTKMVRESFGRPMSSVEEGVRAVVRLAASSELEGVSGRYFEGTREARAHPQAYDPAARERLWELSEGLCGALDAGR from the coding sequence ATGGAGGCAGGGAACACAAAGACGGCGCTCGTCACCGGCTCGACGGACGGGCTGGGCCGCGGGGTGGCCCGGGAGCTCGCCCGCCGGGGGTACGCCGTCATCCTGCACGGCCGCAGCGAGGCCCGCTGCGAGGAGGCGGCGGCGGAGCTCCCGGGGGGCGCGGCCGGCTACCTGGTGGCGGACCTCTCCTCCCTCGGGGAGGTCCGAAAGATGGCCCGGGAGGTTCTCGCGGGGCGCGAGCGCCTCGACCTGCTCGTGAACAACGCGGGGGTCATCTCCCGCGAGCGCCGGGAGAGCCGGGAGGGCTTCGAGCTGACCTTCGCCGTGAACTACCTCTCCCACTTCCTGCTCACGCTCCTGCTCCTCCCGCTGCTGCGCCGCTCGGCGCCCGCCCGGGTGGTGAACGTCGCCTCGGCCGCCCAGAGCCCCATAGACTTCGAGGACCCCATGATGGAGCGCTCCTACAGCCCCATGGAGGCCTACGCCCGCAGCAAGCTGGCCCAGGTGATGTTCTCCTTCGCGCTGGCCGGGCGGCTCTCCGGGACGGGCGTCTGCGTCAACGCCCTCCACCCGGCCTCGCTGATGGACACCAAGATGGTGCGCGAGAGCTTCGGCCGCCCCATGAGCTCCGTGGAGGAGGGGGTGCGGGCCGTCGTGCGCCTCGCCGCCTCTTCCGAGCTGGAGGGGGTCTCCGGCCGCTACTTCGAGGGCACCCGCGAGGCCCGGGCCCACCCGCAGGCCTACGACCCTGCGGCCCGGGAGCGCCTGTGGGAGCTGAGCGAGGGGCTCTGCGGCGCCCTGGATGCGGGCCGCTGA